One genomic window of Arachis hypogaea cultivar Tifrunner chromosome 8, arahy.Tifrunner.gnm2.J5K5, whole genome shotgun sequence includes the following:
- the LOC112707181 gene encoding adenylate-forming reductase 06235, translating to MGGTEMKIARFSSCRGVPFEINANRSNPFAIEPPPTPIPKPEPTTHGSWRWLPWTRTSSFKLLPRMYAVSPGRSRSSSHFCDIDIDADKDDHDDDDDDDVEVEFIAEGTQDAEKQQQKKANSSRISIILLDQGFTVYKWIFLVCLALNMVALSLAASGHFPYAKEKASLFSIANILALTLCRSEATLRILFYLVVKTIGKPFVPLRIKTSTTSFLQSLGGIHSSCGVSSISWLLFSLVLTIKNKNKTSTEIIVVAFVILLLLFLSSLAAFPLVRHLHHNVFERTHRFAGWTALILLWLFILLSISYDPNSQSYHFTISKMIKNQESWFTLAITILIVLPWLTVRKVAVRVSTASSHATIIKFEGGVEAGLFGRISPSPLSEWHAFGIISDGKKEHMMLAGAVGDFTRSLVSTKPNHLWVRKLHFAGLTYLVKLYKRVLLVATGSGICVFLSFLLQKRQHHVDVYLIWVAKDIETNFGKEIVELVRNYPKEKVIVHDTGVCGRPNVGEMSVEGATTWNCEVVIVTSNPQGSKDVVRACKKAKIPAFGPIWDS from the coding sequence ATGGGTGGCACAGAGATGAAGATAGCCAGGTTCTCAAGCTGTAGAGGGGTGCCATTTGAGATCAATGCTAATAGAAGCAACCCTTTTGCAATAGAgccaccaccaacaccaattcCAAAGCCAGAACCAACAACACATGGATCATGGCGTTGGCTTCCATGGACAAGAACCAGTTCTTTCAAGCTTCTTCCTCGGATGTATGCCGTTAGTCCAGGTCGAAGCCGTTCCAGCAGTCACTTCTGTGACATCGACATTGATGCTGACAAAGATgaccatgatgatgatgatgatgatgatgttgaggtAGAGTTCATAGCAGAAGGTACTCAAGATGCAGAGAAACAACAACAGAAGAAAGCTAATAGTTCAAGGATTTCAATTATTCTTCTAGATCAAGGTTTCACAGTGTATAAATGGATATTCCTTGTTTGTTTGGCCTTGAATATGGTTGCATTATCTCTTGCAGCTTCAGGGCATTTTCCATATGCAAAGGAAAAGGCTTCACTTTTCTCCATTGCTAACATTCTAGCTCTTACACTCTGCAGAAGTGAAGCAACACTCAGAATTCTTTTCTATTTGGTTGTGAAGACTATTGGGAAGCCTTTTGTTCCTCTCAGGATCAAAACTTCCACAACCTCATTCCTTCAAAGCCTTGGAGGAATCCACAGTAGTTGTGGTGTTTCTTCCATATCATGGCTTCTCTTTTCTTTAGTCCTtactattaaaaacaaaaacaaaacttcCACTGAGATCATTGTTGTTGCATTTGTCATCCTCTTACtcctttttctctcttccctTGCCGCCTTCCCTCTTGTCCGCCACCTCCACCACAATGTCTTCGAGCGCACGCACCGGTTCGCCGGCTGGACAGCTCTCATCCTTCTCTGGCTGTTCATTCTTCTGTCTATAAGCTATGATCCTAATTCACAATCCTATCACTTCACCATCTCTAAGATGATCAAGAACCAAGAATCATGGTTCACTCTAGCCATCACAATCCTTATAGTCCTTCCTTGGTTAACCGTTAGAAAGGTAGCGGTTCGTGTTTCTACGGCATCAAGCCATGCCACAATCATAAAATTTGAAGGTGGTGTTGAAGCAGGGTTGTTTGGTAGAATTAGTCCATCACCTTTATCTGAATGGCATGCATTTGGGATCATATCTGATGGAAAGAAAGAACACATGATGCTAGCTGGTGCGGTTGGTGACTTCACACGATCATTAGTTTCAACAAAACCAAACCATCTTTGGGTAAGGAAATTGCACTTTGCAGGGCTAACTTACCTAGTGAAACTGTACAAAAGGGTGTTGTTGGTGGCAACAGGATCAGGAATCTGTGTTTTCTTGTCATTCCTATTGCAGAAAAGGCAACATCATGTTGATGTGTACCTGATTTGGGTGGCTAAGGATATTGAAACAAACTTTGGAAAGGAGATAGTTGAGTTGGTAAGAAATTATCCAAAGGAGAAAGTGATTGTTCATGACACTGGAGTTTGTGGTAGGCCTAATGTGGGTGAGATGAGTGTGGAAGGTGCTACTACGTGGAATTGTGAAGTAGTTATTGTTACTAGCAACCCTCAAGGTAGCAAAGATGTTGTTAGAGCATGCAAGAAGGCCAAGATTCCTGCTTTTGGTCCAATTTGGGACTCCTGA
- the LOC112707182 gene encoding uncharacterized protein — protein sequence MASDQLQRRENASVEREVHIEKDRVTKMTTHFEHLAEEVKESDDSSKDTPQGTQFESLADKVKGGGEHGGRKSENVAASDAQAQHHNVGKFESGEEFEGRTREVTGSVPERSGENKESVGQVTAEEARGGDRGREEGVSEGQRLQEAIGGGAETEAAKAKRNQEQEIFQGGRVGGGAAETEGAKAERNQEPEEAQTKNESETLRSKEQTAPQQGYVDATKETLSGGAKAAAEYTAPVAEKAKDYTLQAAEKAKDVTVESGKTAAEYAGKTAVDLKDKAAVAAWKAANFGTEVTVEGTKTAVHVVEGAAGYAGQKAAELAVKSVGAVKGLAASAGETAKEYTARKKDEAQRDLDLKKASQFQEGRTTQGVGETVSLEGTGSSVLSSIGETVGNVGQQIKKPFQNITGSGQTEESNRIQQGQQQIQHEGGEAMTRVGDVAQRVKKPLDTITGNITEGGGEVLGAVGETVGEIGESMIKPAETAQEQHQGKEGQQGGGVLGAVGETISEIAHTTKLMVGGEEESETMHKNVEGRRKNP from the exons ATGGCGTCTGACCAGTTGCAAAGGAGAGAGAACGCGAGTGTTGAGAGAGAGGTGCACATTGAGAAGGACAGGGTGACGAAGATGACAACGCATTTTGAGCATCTTGCTGAGGAAGTTAAGGAATCTGATGATAGCAGCAAGGACACTCCTCAAGGTACACAGTTTGAGTCCCTTGCTGACAAAGTGAAAGGTGGCGGTGAACATGGAGGTAGAAAAAGCGAGAATGTAGCGGCGAGTGATGCTCAAGCTCAACATCATAATGTGGGGAAGTTCGAGAGCGGAGAAGAATTTGAAGGAAGAACAAGAGAGGTCACTGGCAGTGTGCCAGAGAGGAGTGGTGAAAACAAGGAGAGTGTGGGACAAGTTACTGCTGAGGAAGCAAGAGGGGGAGACAGAGGAAGAGAGGAGGGTGTTAGTGAAGGACAGAGGTTGCAAGAGGCTATAGGTGGTGGTGCTGAAACAGAAGCTGCCAAAGCAAAGAGGAACCAAGAGCAAGAGATTTTTCAGGGAGGAAGAGTTGGCGGTGGTGCTGCTGAAACCGAAGGTGCAAAAGCAGAGAGGAATCAAGAACCAGAAGAAGCTCAAACGAAGAATGAAAGTGAGACACTTAGAAGCAAAGAACAAACTGCACCGCAACAAGGCTATGTTGATGCAACCAAAGAAACACTCTCAGGTGGAGCAAAAGCTGCAGCAGAATACACTGCGCCGGTTGCGGAGAAAGCCAAAGACTACACCCTGCAAGCTGCTGAGAAGGCCAAGGATGTCACGGTGGAGAGCGGCAAGACTGCCGCAGAGTACGCTGGCAAGACTGCAGTGGACTTGAAGGACAAGGCGGCCGTGGCAGCGTGGAAGGCGGCGAATTTCGGCACGGAGGTGACCGTGGAGGGGACTAAGACTGCAGTACATGTGGTGGAGGGGGCTGCCGGGTATGCTGGTCAGAAGGCGGCTGAGCTGGCAGTGAAGTCGGTGGGTGCTGTGAAAGGATTGGCTGCTTCTGCTGGTGAGACTGCTAAGGAGTACACTGCGAGGAAGAAGGACGAAGCTCAGAGGGACTTGGACCTCAAGAAAGCCTCTCAATTTCAG GAAGGGAGGACAACACAAGGGGTCGGCGAAACTGTGAGTCTAGAGGGAACAGGAAGCAGCGTGTTATCGTCCATTGGAGAAACTGTGGGAAATGTTGGTCAGCAGATAAAGAAACCATTTCAAAACATCACTGGAAGTGGACAAACTGAAGAGAGCAACAGAATTCAACAAGGGCAGCAACAGATTCAGCACGAGGGTGGTGAAGCAATGACAAGAGTTGGTGATGTGGCACAAAGGGTGAAGAAGCCATTGGACACCATCACTGGTAACATCACTGAGGGAGGTGGTGAGGTTTTGGGAGCTGTTGGTGAAACTGTGGGCGAGATTGGTGAATCAATGATCAAACCTGCTGAGACAGCTCAAGAACAGCATCAAGGTAAAGAGGGACAACAAGGTGGTGGTGTGCTTGGTGCCGTTGGTGAAACCATTTCCGAGATTGCACACACAACTAAGCTCATGGTTGGTGGTGAGGAAGAAAGTGAGACGATGCACAAGAATGTTGAAGGGAGGAGGAAGAACCCTTGA
- the LOC112707183 gene encoding protein trichome birefringence-like 39, with product MSQQGFFLLLLSLFIALFCNRHKARAEDAGNATIIAKKLGGRCNWFRGKWVYDASYPLYNPSTCPFIDPQFNCQKYGRPDKQYQRYRWQPFSCSLPRFNAMDFLTRYRGKKIMFVGDSLSLNQFNSLACMIHSWVPNTRTSFTKNSALSTITFQDYGLQLFLYRTPYLVDLDRERVGRVLKLDSIKSGDAWRGMDVLVFNTWHWWTHTGNAQPWDYIQDRGKLYKDMNRFIAYYKGLTTWARWVNLNVNPAQTKVFFLGISPVHYEGRDWNQPAKSCMSQTEPFFGLKYPAGTPMAWVVVNKVLSRIKKPVFFLDVTTLSQYRKDAHPEGYSGVMATDCSHWCLPGLPDTWNVLLHAALFA from the exons ATGTCACAGCAGGGCTTCTTCCTCTTACTACTCTCTCTGTTCATCGCTCTGTTTTGCAACCGCCACAAAGCAAGAGCAGAGGATGCTGGCAATGCAACCATTATTGCAAAGAAGCTTGGTGGAAGGTGTAACTGGTTCCGTGGGAAATGGGTCTACGACGCTTCATATCCTCTCTACAATCCTTCCACGTGTCCCTTCATAGATCCTCAATTCAATTGCCAGAAGTATGGTCGACCTGATAAACAGTACCAGAGATATAGATGGCAACCCTTCTCTTGTTCCTTACCCAG GTTTAATGCAATGGATTTTCTAACAAGATACAGAGGGAAGAAGATAATGTTTGTGGGAGATTCATTGAGCTTGAACCAGTTCAATTCACTGGCATGTATGATTCACTCTTGGGTTCCAAACACAAGAACATCTTTCACAAAGAACAGTGCTCTCTCCACAATCACATTCCAG gaTTATGGGCTGCAATTGTTTCTGTACCGTACACCATACTTGGTAGACCTTGACCGTGAGAGGGTTGGGAGGGTTTTGAAGCTTGACTCGATAAAGAGCGGTGATGCTTGGAGAGGAATGGACGTCCTTGTTTTCAACACGTGGCACTGGTGGACCCACACTGGCAATGCACAGCC GTGGGATTATATTCAAGACCGTGGCAAGTTGTACAAAGACATGAACCGATTTATTGCATATTACAAGGGCCTAACAACTTGGGCCAGATGGGTTAACCTTAATGTCAACCCAGCCCAGACCAAGGTCTTCTTCTTGGGAATTTCCCCTGTCCATTACGA GGGGAGAGATTGGAACCAGCCTGCAAAATCATGCATGAGCCAAACAGAACCATTCTTTGGGTTAAAGTACCCAGCAGGAACACCAATGGCTTGGGTTGTGGTCAACAAAGTTCTAAGTAGGATCAAGAAGCCAGTGTTCTTTCTTGATGTAACTACTCTCTCACAGTACAGAAAAGATGCACACCCTGAGGGTTACAGTGGTGTTATGGCCACTGATTGCAGCCATTGGTGCCTCCCAGGGCTTCCTGATACTTGGAATGTGCTTCTTCATGCTGctctttttgcttga